The segment GCCTTTGTGGGAGCTTACCTGGAACCCATGGGTCTCATAGGCTTCAAGAACATCGCCCCTTACATCCTTCTTCTGCTCGTTCTTCTTGTGAGGCCTTACGGGCTTTTCGGAACCGTGCGTATCGAGAGGGTCTGATGCTTTTGAAGGTCGAAAACCTAAGGGTGGTCTATCATGACGTGATTTCAGTGCTCCATGGGGTTTCCCTGGGAGTAAGTGAAGGAGAACTCTTGGTGATCATAGGTGCCAATGGAGCAGGAAAGACAACTTTGCTCAGAACCATATGCGGCATGATAGATTTCTACGATGGGAAGGTTGTAGAAGGAGATGTCAAGCTTGGAGGCAAGTCCATCAAGTCACTACACACAACGGAAATATTGAAAAAGCACAGGTTGACCTTTGTCATGGAAGACAGACCGGTCTTCTGGTACCTCACGGTGGAGGAGAACCTTCTGGCAGCCGCCCATGTACGCTGGGACAACCAGGTGGCCTCGGACATGGAGGAGGTCTATGATTATTTTCCGGTCTTGAGGAGACTCAGGGAGAAAAGGGCGGGATTGGCCTCTGGGGGCGAGCAGCAGATGCTAGCCATAGCCATGGCTCTCATGACGAGGCCAAGAGTACTGCTCTTGGATGAACCCTCTTTGGGGCTTGCCCCTTTGGTGACCCAAGAGCTCTTCCAAATAGTTGCGAGACTCAACAAGGAAAAAGGGGTAACAGTGGCTCTGGTGGAGCAAAATGCCAATGCAGCTTTGGGAATAGGAGATCGAGGTTACGTGATGGAAACAGGGAGGGTGGTCCTGGAAGGCAAGGCTTCGGAGCTCTTGGAAAACCAAGATGTGCGGGAATTCTACCTGGGTTCAGGGGAAAAGGAGAGAAAAAGCTACAGAGATGCAAGACGATACAAGAGAAGAAAAAGATGGCTCTGAGCCCAAAGGCCTCTGATTTGGAATATGATTGCAAAATCCTTTGGCAGTGAAGGCTGACCCCATGGAGGAGAAAAAGAAACCTGGGATTCTAGAGGTACAAAATCTTTATCTATCCTTTGCAGGCATCCAGGTCCTCAGCGGAGTAAGCTTCTCGGTTATGGCCGGGGAGATCTATTGCATCATAGGGCCCAACGGAGCCGGCAAGACAAGCCTTCTTAATTGCATCAATGGTCATTACAAGCCCCAGAAGGGACGGATTTTTTTCCAAGGCCAAGACATCACCTCCTTGAAGCCTCACAAAATAGCATCCATGGGCGTGGCCAGGACCTTCCAAAAGGTGGAGCTTTTCCATGGCATGACGGTTCTGGACAACATAAAGCTGGGTCGCCACTGCCTCATGCACTTTTCCCCCCTGGGGAGCCTTTTGAGGATGCCCCATGTGGTAAAGGAAGAAATCAGGCATCGCAAGGAAATCGAGGAGGAAATAATAGATTTCATGGGCCTCTCGGGTTATCGGTATCACCCTGTGGCCATGCTTCCCATAGGGGTACGCAAGCGGGTGGATATGGCTCGCGCCTTGGCCATGAGGCCTAAGGTACTCTTGCTGGATGAGATCATGGCAGGAATGGCCGTGGAGGAGAAGGAAGACATAGCCAGTTACATAATGGATGTTCACAGGGACCTGGGGGTCACCATCATCTGGATAGAACATGACTTGGCTGCGGTCATGGACCTCTCGGACAGGGTTTGTGTTTTGAACTTCGGTTACAAGATAGCCGAGGGTCTGCCCCAAGAGGTTCAGGCACATCCCCAGGTGATCGAGGCCTACCTTGGTAAAGGTAAAAGTGCTGGGGGATTCAAGGATGCGGCTCACAGTTGAGACAGGTGCCATTGCAGAGAACCAGGAGCCTGAAATGAAGGAGAGCAATACTACTTCCCCTCAAGACAGCACTTGGGGCCGCACTCTGCTTCACCTGATACTGGAGAAA is part of the bacterium genome and harbors:
- a CDS encoding ABC transporter ATP-binding protein, giving the protein MLLKVENLRVVYHDVISVLHGVSLGVSEGELLVIIGANGAGKTTLLRTICGMIDFYDGKVVEGDVKLGGKSIKSLHTTEILKKHRLTFVMEDRPVFWYLTVEENLLAAAHVRWDNQVASDMEEVYDYFPVLRRLREKRAGLASGGEQQMLAIAMALMTRPRVLLLDEPSLGLAPLVTQELFQIVARLNKEKGVTVALVEQNANAALGIGDRGYVMETGRVVLEGKASELLENQDVREFYLGSGEKERKSYRDARRYKRRKRWL
- a CDS encoding ABC transporter ATP-binding protein, translating into MEEKKKPGILEVQNLYLSFAGIQVLSGVSFSVMAGEIYCIIGPNGAGKTSLLNCINGHYKPQKGRIFFQGQDITSLKPHKIASMGVARTFQKVELFHGMTVLDNIKLGRHCLMHFSPLGSLLRMPHVVKEEIRHRKEIEEEIIDFMGLSGYRYHPVAMLPIGVRKRVDMARALAMRPKVLLLDEIMAGMAVEEKEDIASYIMDVHRDLGVTIIWIEHDLAAVMDLSDRVCVLNFGYKIAEGLPQEVQAHPQVIEAYLGKGKSAGGFKDAAHS